The Vibrio pomeroyi genome window below encodes:
- a CDS encoding CidA/LrgA family protein, with translation MKERLIKLVYCLISFTLIIGALTAGNALQQYLETSIPGSIFGMLILFTAMVIGIVPSHWVQPGASLIIRLMILLFVPISVGLMDHFDMLIANALPIMASAVGGTLIVLVSLSWFLDRLLSRGK, from the coding sequence TTGAAAGAAAGATTGATCAAACTCGTTTACTGCTTAATCTCCTTCACCTTAATCATAGGTGCTCTCACTGCAGGTAACGCGTTACAACAATATCTAGAGACCTCAATTCCAGGCAGTATTTTTGGCATGTTGATTCTGTTTACTGCCATGGTGATAGGTATTGTTCCATCACACTGGGTACAACCCGGTGCCAGTCTGATTATTCGTTTGATGATCTTATTGTTCGTCCCAATCAGTGTTGGGTTAATGGACCACTTCGACATGCTTATTGCCAATGCACTGCCAATCATGGCGAGTGCCGTTGGTGGCACACTCATCGTATTGGTGTCTCTATCATGGTTCTTAGACCGCTTGCTTTCGAGAGGTAAATAA